The sequence below is a genomic window from Candidatus Methylacidiphilales bacterium.
GTCATATGCGGAATTGCGCATTTGCCCCCAGACCTGCGAAACCCAAACGGTCCTGTCCCACAAACTTGAAATCACCCCGCATGCCTCCGTGGGCCATTACACGGATTACCTCGGCAACATTGTGGAATTCTTCTCAATCCCCTACCGGCACAACCGGCTCATCGTCCGCGCGTCGGCGGAAGTTGAAACGCATGAAATCACGCCGCCTGCCAACGCGCTGGGAGTCACGGTCGCGGAAGCGCTGCAAATCTACCGCAGCCAGATGCTCCCCTTGTATCCCTATCTGCGGCCGACCGACCGCGTCCCGCTGCACCAGGTGCTGCTCCCGCTGCGCCGGGATTTCATCAAGCCCGCGCAAAACCTGGGCGAGGCGATACTCGATCTCAACCGCTGGGTCCGCAAACATTTCAAATACAAACCCGGCGCCACCGACGTCGGCACCCCGCTTGCAACCTTTATCCGGCAACGGCGCGGCGTCTGTCAGGACTTCGCGCATCTCATGCTCGGCATCCTGCGCACCTACGGCATCCCGGCGCGTTATGTCAGCGGTTATATCGAGGCTTACGATCCCTCCACAAACGCCGATAAACTCGTTGGCGCCACCGCAAGTCATGCCTGGGTGGAGGTTTTTCTGCCGGGCGGATTCTGGTGGGGCCTTGACCCGACCAACAATCAGGAGGCCGGGCCCCGGCATGTGAAGGTCGCCGTCGGGACCGACTATGTCGATGCCGCCCCGCTCAAGGGCACCTACAAGGGCGACCGGGGTCAGGAATTGGAAGTCATGGTGTCGGTAAAACGCAAAAAGAAACAGGTCACGGCATGAAACTAAACGTCCAGCACAGCACCACCTATCAATATGACGAGAAAGTCGCTTTCACGCCGCACAAAATCCTGCTCCGGCCGCGCGAAGACCCGCACATCCGCGTTTGTGAATTCCATATCCAGACTTTTCCCCAGTCCGATCTCAAATGGTCCCGGGACGCGTTTGAAAACAGCATCGCCACGGCCTATTTCACGGGTGAATCCCGGCAGTTGCTGATCCAGGCGGGAATGACCGTCGAACTGCTCCAGGACAACCCCTTCGACTTCATCATTGAGCCCTATGCGGCCACGCACCCGTTTCAGTATAACGGCGACGAGCTGGAGGCCCTGCAAGGGTACTTGAGCAACACAGGCATGGAATGTGCTTCTCTGGATGCCTGGATCCAATCCACCATGACAACCCTGCCGGATCAAACGTTGCAACTGCTGACCACGCTCAACCGGGCCATCTATGAAAAAATCCAATACCGGCGCCGGGAGGAAAGCGGCGTCCAATCGCCCGATGAAACTTTGCGCCTGAATTCCGGCAGTTGCCGGGATCTTGCCAGCCTCTTCATGGCGGCCTGCCACAGTCTTGGCCTGGCCACGCGCTATGTCAGTGGTTATCTGTATGCTCCGGAGGAACCGGGTAAATCCAGCAACCGCGCCGCGGGTTCCATGCACGCCTGGGCCGAGGTGTACCTTCCAGGGGCCGGATGGAAAGGATTCGATCCGACCAACGGTGTGCTGGCCACCAACTTTTTTATCCCCGTGGCCGTTTCAACGCGCCCGGCCTGGACCAGCCCCATCCAGGGCGCTTACAGCAAAAGCCATCCGGTGGACAGCCAACTTATCGCCGAAGTGTCCGTCACCCGCCTCGAATAACATCCGCAATGAAAAAAAGCCGCAGCCCCTTGGAGACTCCCTACAGCCGCCCGGTTTGGAAGCAAATCCGGAACTGCGCCCGAAAAGTCGAAGCTGCAGTGAAAGACTCCGGCGCCCTGCTGACCATGGGAGGAGAACCCACCTTTGTGCCGCTGAACCCGGAAGGCGCCGAATGGAACGTCGATGCCCTCGGCCCCACAAAACTTTCCTACGCCCGCAGGTTCGCACTCGAGTTTATCCGGGAATTTTTCCCCGGCGCCCTGCTCACGCAGACCTACGGAAAACTTTACCCCGGCGAACCGCTTCCACGCTGGAGCCTGCTGGTCCATATCCATCCCAATCGCCGTCTCTGGAACGAGCCCGAACGCCTGCTCGCCGGCCCGCCGTCCGCGGACAATACAATCGAATCAGCCAGACACTTCGCCCAAAAACTGGCCCAAAGAATCGGCCTTCAAACCTATCTTTACGAAGCCGCCAATCCGGAGACGCCCGCCACCGCCCAAGGCTGCGTATTGCCATTGGATTACACGCACGACAACTGGATCAGCGGCAAATGGCCCTATCGGGATGATGAATATATCGTACTCATACCCGGAGACAGTTCCATGGGATTGCGCCTGCCGTTGAACCTGCTGCCGGAGAGTTGTCTGAAGCAAGCCTTGACTGTTGAAATCAAGGACGGGGGGCTGGACGTCTTCATCCCCCCCCTCAGCCTTGAACCCTATCTGAACCTGATCGGGCACATTGAAGCCCTGGCTGCGGAGCTTGACGTGCAGGATCTGGTCATTTCCGGCTACCCGCCCGGCAAAGACGAGCTGCTCGAACGCTACGCCTTCACCTCGGACCCCGGCGTGATTGAAGTCAATCTCCCGCCCGCCGGCAATTGGTCCGAACATGCCCGGCAACTGAAAATGCTCTATCACGCGGCGCACAAAAGCGGGCTCTGCGCGCACAAACTCCATTTCAACGGACGGGCGGTCGCCACCGGCGGCGGCGCGCACATTTGTTTCGGCGGGCCAAAACCCGAACTCAGCCCCATCTTTCACCTGCCGGATCTGCTCCCCAGCATCCTCCGCTACTGGCAGCATCATCCTTCGCTCAGCTACCTTTTTTCCGGCCAGTCCGTCGGCCCGGGCTCGCAGGCGCCACGGATCGACGAGAGCACCTATGACGCCCTAACAGAACTTGAAATTGCCTTTGACGGGTCGGCAAGCCTTTCCCACGACCCGGATTTATTCGGCATGCTGTTCCGGGACCTGATCACCGACCGCAGCGGCAACACGCAC
It includes:
- a CDS encoding transglutaminase family protein; this translates as MRFRIVHHTEYLYRMPASESYAELRICPQTCETQTVLSHKLEITPHASVGHYTDYLGNIVEFFSIPYRHNRLIVRASAEVETHEITPPANALGVTVAEALQIYRSQMLPLYPYLRPTDRVPLHQVLLPLRRDFIKPAQNLGEAILDLNRWVRKHFKYKPGATDVGTPLATFIRQRRGVCQDFAHLMLGILRTYGIPARYVSGYIEAYDPSTNADKLVGATASHAWVEVFLPGGFWWGLDPTNNQEAGPRHVKVAVGTDYVDAAPLKGTYKGDRGQELEVMVSVKRKKKQVTA
- a CDS encoding transglutaminase family protein encodes the protein MKLNVQHSTTYQYDEKVAFTPHKILLRPREDPHIRVCEFHIQTFPQSDLKWSRDAFENSIATAYFTGESRQLLIQAGMTVELLQDNPFDFIIEPYAATHPFQYNGDELEALQGYLSNTGMECASLDAWIQSTMTTLPDQTLQLLTTLNRAIYEKIQYRRREESGVQSPDETLRLNSGSCRDLASLFMAACHSLGLATRYVSGYLYAPEEPGKSSNRAAGSMHAWAEVYLPGAGWKGFDPTNGVLATNFFIPVAVSTRPAWTSPIQGAYSKSHPVDSQLIAEVSVTRLE
- a CDS encoding transglutaminase family protein, which produces MKKSRSPLETPYSRPVWKQIRNCARKVEAAVKDSGALLTMGGEPTFVPLNPEGAEWNVDALGPTKLSYARRFALEFIREFFPGALLTQTYGKLYPGEPLPRWSLLVHIHPNRRLWNEPERLLAGPPSADNTIESARHFAQKLAQRIGLQTYLYEAANPETPATAQGCVLPLDYTHDNWISGKWPYRDDEYIVLIPGDSSMGLRLPLNLLPESCLKQALTVEIKDGGLDVFIPPLSLEPYLNLIGHIEALAAELDVQDLVISGYPPGKDELLERYAFTSDPGVIEVNLPPAGNWSEHARQLKMLYHAAHKSGLCAHKLHFNGRAVATGGGAHICFGGPKPELSPIFHLPDLLPSILRYWQHHPSLSYLFSGQSVGPGSQAPRIDESTYDALTELEIAFDGSASLSHDPDLFGMLFRDLITDRSGNTHRAEISIDKLWNPSQPNGTCGILEFRAFESQPDCERAAAVGLFIRAIIAMLARNPFKKNLLRWGQALHDRFFLPSILWLDLGDVAADLRKAGIPFDVSWLRPHFDFRFPTAGLMPAGKETLTVRYAIEAWPLLGEQPAGPLTVRSVDSSTERIELSLSSPKALDKGLLQINGIPVPFKVEKKLAVAALRYRAFHTLPSLHPHIPAQTPLLLEWVSLKNGQVQSAVKWHSWQPNHQPYPSRPADCEEAQNRCRERWVPQPDLIGSKRKIPRKWDGQSKTFTTDLRRLHSDISNLKSKTKI